AGTGAGTTTGTATGAAACGTATATGGATAAATACttaagagggaggaagagaggacgTACCTGTAAAGGGTCGTAAAGTGCAGTACTTAAGTAAATGTGATAGATGCAGTTAAAGCACAAATGGCCAACAGCGTGAAGGTCGGGGGGAGGAGGTGTTCATGTGGAGGACCCCGCTGATGCCTGACGGGAAGGAATGATAATGACGGCTCTGCTGCGGCACCGGAGAcgtatgtctgtgtgtgagcacacCTCATGCCATCGCCCTGCTCGTCCATCTTCACAGTTTGGGGCAAAGGCAAATTCCAGTATTGAGATGCATTTAAATACACAAACTAGAGGCTCGGCCGGCGTCGACGCTGCAGGATGAGGAACATTGGGAAATTCTTACATGCTGATCAGAGGTAGTTTTCTGATACGGgagttttttattattattattattatttcctgcttcctgctaatAAAACAGCCACAACGAAAGTGCTGTTTCAACTTTTAAAATAATCGGTTTTAAATCGTTTGTGATGATGAAAGCATTATTTCTTTTGGCTGAATAAGTGGAGGCCCATCATGCATTTATCACCTAacttccgtgtgtgtgtgtgtgtgtgtgtgtgtgtgtgtgtgtgtgtgtgtgtgtgtgtgtgtgtgtgtgtgtgtgtgtgtgtgtgtgtgtgtgtgtgtgttacatagTATAGACCAGACTGCTCATTTCactaccaaagtgaggacattttggagcTTGGGGTCAGCTTGGGGGTTAAAACCTGGTTTTGAGGTCGAGCTCAGATCAGGTTGAGGCCTGCGGACTGCGTCACTGAGAGTCCTGACAAAGATGGAAGTCCAGATGTGTGGGCGAGTCATTCAAAAAGTGAaaccatagtgtgtgtgtgggtgtgtgggagAGCGACAGTAAGTCTAGTTTTGCTTGGGAACACTTCAGGTGTCATAAATACTGAGAACTGAAAAATACGATTTGGTTTGTCAACAGCTGTTGTctccctttttattttaacgttttgctcacaaacacactcgcagTGACGCCCTCTGCTGAACAAGCAGCAAAGAAAAGTGCAACCCGTTGACCTTTGAACCTTTAGAATTCCTGGTGAGCATGAAAACTGGTGAACAGAGCTggtgtgtctgtttttaaaagaacatttctTTTGTAACAGCTGAAGGCAAAGAAACAGAACACATCAGCTGACTCGTTTCATTCCGACTATCTGTAACATTCTtttaaaggtcactttgaaaTTGGCCACTTCAACTTGGAAAAAAGGCACCAATTGTCCTGAACCTCCCAGGgaacaaaaacagccacagaGGAAACAACCAGCCTGATACAATAACAGTTGGTCTCTTCCAAAAATGATAAATATAGACGTTCGaccaggaaaacaaagcagcgGAGAAGCCAAAGACAACCCAGCGCTGCGCCTTCAAAAGGCAAACATTAGTTTTCCGAGCAGCTCCGTGTGAATCCCCACATGGCTCCCCAGCTGTGAGGTCAGCGAGCAGACGGACGGCGCCCGCAGACGTCCACCTACCACGTCTCCGTTTCCCACCAACGCCGCGGCTGCGGGACGGTCACCCCCGGGCCTGGATAACAGGAACGCCTCccgcggggtcagaggtcaaagggaaGCTGTATCGGTCCCGTCCAAAACGCTGCcgtgtttgttttctcagaGCAGAAACGGGGCTGCGCTGTTGGCAGAAGAGATTGTGAAAGAGTAAAACAATACTTTGACACAAAAGGGACGTCCCTCCCGCGGTGGTTTTTAGTTACAGAAGACAAAAATAATCGTTAGCAAACGTGTGTGAAAGAGTTTCTGGGCTGTTCACAGCTGTAAAAGTTcgacaggagggaaaaaaacccaacagttaAGTGTAAAATGTCATAGAAGGGCGACGTTTGAGGGAGTTTTAGTCCCAGTTGAGGCGCATAAACGGTGCAAAACGTCTCATCAACctggttttaaaatgtcaagGACAGGAAATTATCTACAAAGTACAGTTTGAGAAGGTTCTTTAGTATCCGTCATCGCTAAAATGCAATTTAGCACTTGAAACCTCTGCTTGCTGAACGAGGAACAAAAACTGTTTTCTGTCATTCCTCCCAGGCTGTCTGGGTGAACGTCCGTGTCCTCCAGCCCATAAAAAAGGAACCAACAACATTTAACTACAGCACTAAGCCAACATAAGATCAGATTTCTATCAACATGCTAATTAGCATGACAGTTGCAACAATATAAACTAGGTCTGAGCTCGGTTGAAGAAACACAGACTCTCGTGAGTGGTTAGCATAAGGCTAGCCGGGAGCTGTTTAGCATCACTTAGCATAAAGAGCATAAAGTAAATGGCGGTAAAAACCAGTCCAGCTCCATCCCCAGCAGCTGTTTTCACTGGGAGTTCCCTGCTGTCCGTCACTGCTAATGGTGTTGGTGATGTTGAGTTTGGCTGATTCTTTCGCCCTGCTTGTTGCTATGCTACGCTAGGCTAACATCATCAGGGTAAAGTGGTTTCCAGTATGATGCACCTGATCATAGACCAGGTGCTGATTATCTTTATAGTCGATTATTAATTGTTGAAGAGCTTTAAGGCTCAGTTTTCCTGAGTCAGCCCCCCCAGCCTGATCCTGGGTTTTCTTGTGGCCATGGGGGATCTTTGGGGGGGTGGGAGCGGCAAACTGGTTCTCCTAGAATAATAGAGAAGATAAACAGCCAGATAGCAGTTCTCCCATGGGCTCGAGTCCCTGAGGCTGTTCAAACATGTTTGATATGAAGGGGgatttcacgtgtgtgtgtgtgcgtgtgcgtgtgcgtgtgtgtgtgtgtgtgtcattgctCTGTCCACCCATTGCTCTGTCCGGGTGGTGTGTATCCACTGGAGACTTGCACCAAATAGGCCCTCGCTTATCTAAATCCTTTTCTTTGCACGCAGAACAAACTTTCTTTGATGTTGACTTCAAAGCGCTTGTGATCAGCTGATGGCCTGGAGGTGGCGTGCAAAGTGAAAATTAAGCAAATTGAACAATTAAAATGGCTGGCACGTCCTCTTGAGCAGTAGAAGAAACCCAGTTTCATGATTTTAACGATGGAAAAGGGTAAATTTGTGCTAGTCGGCAGAACTCGCTCATCGTCCTCCGTCTCGCCCCCCCAGCGGCGCTGCCCTCGGCCATCCTGACCCTGAGGTTCAGCCCCTACCAGAGAGGCATCTACTGCGATGACCAGAGCATCGACTACCCGTACAGGAGGGACACCATCTCCTACGGAACCATGGCCGCTGTcaccatcacctgctccatcgtCATCGTGAGTCCCGCCGTCTACGGTTGCACGGTTGACGCGCGCGCCGCTAACCGCTAACCGCCGCCGTCTGCCCCACAGATCACCACGGGGGAGGCCTACCTGGTGCACACCAAGCGCCTGCACTCCAACTCCCAGTTCAACCAGTACCTCTCCGCCCTTTACAAGGTGGTGGGCACCTTCCTGTTTGGGGCGGCCGTCAGCCAATCGCTGACCGACCTGGCCAAGTTCACCATCGGCCGCCCCAGGCCTAATTTCCTCTCGGTGTGCGCGCCGGTCAGCTGCAACGGGTACGTGCTGCACATCAACTGCACGGGGAACCCTCGCAACGTGACGGAGTCGAGGTGAGCGGGACGACACTTCACGGTCAGGTCAGAAACCAGCAGGAATAACcaccgctgcttcctgtccaggttGTCCTTCTACTCGGGCCACTCCTCCTTCGGGATGTACTGCATGCTCTTCCTGTCCGTGAGTGcacttcttttatttattactttCTGAAAATTCTTGTTGACCAAAAACTCCAGTGTGGGACTCAAAGCTTGAGGTCAGAGCGCCAGTAAAACATCATTGTTGCAGCACAATGAGGGGAAGCGCACGGGTCCAGGTTCCAATCCCAGGCTAGCTCAACGCTAACGCTGAGGTCATACGGTAGCAAGAGTTCTCACCTCAGAGGAACAACTTTTAGTTTCTGCCCCTGTAAATATCTCCGTTGAGGAGCATGtcagttagcatgctagccaGATAGCTTTACCATTTGTTCTAATCCGACCCCTGAATGGTGGCAGGAAAAATTGccttttaacaggcagaaaccttgagcgggaccaggctcGTACAGGAGCGAAGAAAAGGGGAGAGATGGAGCACAAACTTTAAGTTGTTTCCTTCCCAACCAGAACAAGTTTAAGCTAACGTGCAAACAAAGCCTCAGCAGCAGTCAGAACCTGTTCCAAGCCCGTATTTCTGTACCTGCAGCTCTACGTCCAGGCCAGGATGAGGGGCAAATGGACTCGACTGGCCCGACCCACCATCCAGTTCTTCCTGGTGGCCTTTGCCCTGTATGTGGGGTACTCCCGCGTGTCCGACTTCAAGCACCACTGGAGCGACGTGCTGGTGggtctcctgcagggggcgctcaTCGCCGTGCTCACCGTGAGTACAACACCGGCGTACACGTTCTACTCGCTCTCACGCGTGTAACGACCCCTCGCTGCTTTCAAAGGTCCGACACGTGTCCGACTTCTTCAAGCAGCGCCCCCCGCGGTGCACGCGGGCCGACCCGGAGGAAAACGAACACCTGGAGCACAAACCGAACCCGCAGCCCCCCGACGCGCAGCACGGGAACCACTATAGCTACCGCGGCGCCGTATGAGCCGGAGCGGCGCTGGAAGGAGCTGTGACCCGAACAAAGATGATTCCAGATCAGACTGGTTCCTGTCGGTTGTTCCCGAGTCGGAGTGAGAGTTCTGCAAATGTGATTTTTGACGCGAGTCCGAAAGCGTGCAATGAAAGTTTTATATTTCTCAATTCCTGTGTTTTTAGAGTGTAAAGTTGTTGTTTGATGGGGGGACTTTAATGAGCTAAAGGCTGCTAAAGACATCTTTCCATTTCAACAGCACCAAAGACGTCTTTGTCCTCGGAGGCTGAAGACTTTTCCACTTTGTTGCTTCATGTACTCAgataaaaatgtcacttttccGCCCACACTGGAGCAAATGATATCATCTGTGATAGAACAGATGCTCGTGTGCTAACGGGCTGCTATAACCACCTAAACATGtatagtccccccccccttttattgtgttttcatcTACTGTTCTGAATAAACCGCAGCTTGTAACCATCCATCGCCGTATTGGCCACTGTTGGAGGTGCCGCTGATGCGTTTGGGTTTCAAACCCATCCTGAAGGAGAGTTCCTGGTGTTCCTGCTGCGTGCTTCACCGGGCTGTGGCTGCAAACTGAGCAGAACGCTGAGGCGGGCTTCATGCCCAGACCTGATGTTGTGAAATTCCTCACTGCCAAAGGAATGAAGACGAGTGAAGAGGCTGCTTTAATTTAGCCTGAAAGGCAGCGCTCACCCAGAGCCCTACCTGCTCCATGGAGTCTGGTGGAGTCAGGAACCATCTTTTATCCTGCGGCCGAGGAGACGGTCGGTTCAGATCCAAGTTCTGAGCCAGATTTGCATTTTGGCTCTTAAATCAGCTGCTGAGTCAGTGTCTGATCCAGGAAGAGTTTCGTAAAGATGAAGCACAGTCGGTGGACTCGTAATCATCATCTGAAAATATTTGAGTCAGGCAGGAAGCGTCACGCCTCTTATTTCCACAGACTTGGACAAATTTAGGAAGGTTTTTCCTCAGCGCACCAGAGCTGAAGGGATCTCGGTGTCTCGttccacagaaaccttcattttacttttatttccaCCAAAATGACCCGTTAAAACGTTTCGCTCTATCCCAAGCTTTCCCTAAAGAAGGTACAGAGTAGGAAAAAACCAAACATAACAGGTAAAAGTCTCGGAATGGTTTGGATCCGGCTTTTCCCGCTTCGCCAGCAAAGACAAACGGCCGCTCTCAAATCACGTCTTTTATTTGTAAGGCACCGGAGAAGCTTCCTTACTGCAAAAAAAGTGGATTTGTTCTCagctgtttacattttttttttttaaacccaggCATGTGCTTAAAAACACAAGAagcacaaaaaaattaaaattccaAACCTAAAGAAACAACTTTAAATGTTAGGGCCTACAGAGacgtgaaaaaataaaaacgggtggggggggggggggtcgatatTGTGACTCTTCATTGTAGGCTTATGCACACACACGACAGCAAGTCTTcgacagaacacacacattaaaaagcaGCTTTGGAACATacaaaaaatgctttaaaaatatgtatattGACAAATTCATATGTATACAAATTGGCCCTTCAgcgcaaaaacaaacacacagatttgaGTTTATGGAGAATAACGTCGGCATTCGGGGAGTTAAAGCTAACGGTCCATATGCTGACAGCTAATCCTAATCAAGCTGAAGAAATGCTCAAAATGAAAGAGGCAAAACTGTTTTAATGGCTGATTCTGCTCCAGTTCCGACACCAAGATGGAGAAGTGGGCGctgccgccccctggtggacagaaCCGGAACAGCTCGACAGCGCACCATTTTCCCGATGCTTCTCTTATGTTTTcaaagagacaaaacaaaaaaaataaagagattaaATTCTGGGAAACTAAACGCCCATTTTAGCAGACAAACTGTTTCAGAGCGCCCGACCCATGTAGAACCAAGAAAGAAGAGACCTGAATGGAAGAATAGCAGTTTGGACCATCGTTCGTGATGCAGACGGAGCTTTAGAGCTCCGGCGTTCTTCACGGaaactgattaaaatgaaaagaaaccacACCGGCGACGTGAGCAAAGCCGAGCCTGGCGCCTGACGCCATCAGAACCGTTTCAAACCTCCCTTTCAAACCTGGTTCTGTTCACGGATCGGGGGAGTAAGGGGGTCAGAAAGGTCCTTTGAGgattaataaaacaaaagaaatgaatgttttctaTGTCAAAAAGTCACATTCAAGCACACAAACATCTTAAACGTCTAATCAGTTTCAGGAAAACCTTCCAACCTCTAAATAAAGTCACGTTCTTCCCTTAAGGTCTTGTCAGAGGGGTTCGGTTCTGGTCCACACCGGGTCGTGCAGGCAGCAGTGAAGTAGCACAAATGAGCCGCCAGCACTGGTAAACGAGCACGAatatggaggagcagcggctgctCGCCTAAAAGAATCCCAAATATTCTGGACTGAAGCGCACAAACTGACACCAGCCGCCTGGCTTCCACCTAAAGGTCTTAAAGTCAAATTTCCCTTTAGCCGAACATTTGAATTTTGTTCCGTGTACGCGTGTTAAAGGCGGCGCAGCGCTGACGACACAGAGCCGAGGTGACTCCTCATCAGAAGACATTTAGCCGGGCTAAGCCTAGCAAGCGGCTCACGCTTAAACAAGCAGCTAATTAGAGTCTAGAAGCCTGAACTGAGACTATTGTACTAAATAATAACGACACGGACGCTCGCCCCTGCACCTCCTGGAGACTCGACCCAACCATCTGAGATCGTTGTTCATCATCCCTGCAGTTTCTCTCCAGCCCTCCACCGTTACCTCCGTTTGTCCTCCCCCACACCCCCTCAGACTGTCCCCCGTGTCGGCGGCGCTAGTCTGACTTGTCCCCATCGTCTCCTCGGGGGGCCCTCTCCGCGGCCTCCCGGGCCTTGTCCTCCTTCACCCCCTGGGCCTGGCCGTGGGAGTAGTTGgccaggatggaggagagggagagcaggccggagctggaggagacagcaggCATGCTGGGAGGGGTGAGGCCCAGGGGCAGCGGGGCGACAGGCAGGGCCAGACCCTGGAGCTGGGACAGGTGCTGCACCTGGAGCTGTTGCTGCAACGAGTCAAAGCATTGGAGGTCATTTTTCCTGGGTGCCCTAAATGCAGCATGCTAACCTGCTAGCTAACAGGTGGCTAAACAGCACCAGTAGACGAGCTGCTCTCGCATTAAATGGACAAAGACAGTTCAGACACAAGCTGCCACAATAACGACCTCACAATGGGAATCACAACGTGCGCGCCCACGTGCGCTTTCATGCTAAAATGCCAAGAGCGTCAGTACGCTGCAGGCTCACCCGTATTATGGAGTTCATCTCAGGCGGCGTGACTTGCTTGGCTCTCTCGATGGCACCCATGActtgctgctggtgctggaacaAAGGCAGCGacacggtcacacacacacacacacacacacacacacacacagaagcaacTATGGTGAATAAGAACCAGCCGCGCTCAGGTCGTAGCAGTGTCGTTACCTCTTGTGACAAGTAGGGAAGCACCTGGGTGCAGATCCCATTCAGCCTCTTCACGATCTCAGCCTGCGGAGAAAAGAGAGCACAATCAGACGGGCGGAGCCGCGCTGAGCTGAGCAGAtgggggcagagcagcagaagacgacggcccggcccggcccgccCCGCCCGCCGCTGTTACCTGTTTGTGCATTTCGATGTTCAGGCCGTAGGACATCTCATAGTACTGCGGGacaaaggagaaggaggtgaggcGACGCActgctgttggctgctgctCAACCATCAGAACCTACCATGATGTAGTGACGCTGCATCTCCGACTTTTCAGACGCCAGTTTGTCACACTCCAGTTTCAAACTGCCAGAACAGAGAGGGCGGAGGGGGTAACAGAGGACAAGAAGAGCAGttagaggagaaaagaaaagaagagaagagcaaaaaagaggagaagagcaggCCGACCTGTGGTACTGTGCTTGTAGGAACTGGAACTCATCCTTGATGCGATCGCATGAGTCAGAAGTGGTGAACTTGAGAGCTTGACCAGACTGAGAGGACGCCtatcactctcacacacacacacacacacacacacacacacacacacacacacacagagagagagtgagacaggaTGGTTAACTTCAGCGTCCAACATCTGTCCCAAAAAACTGTCAGCCTGAACTCCATCAGCATCTCACAGGGGGTGTCCGACAGAAGCGTGTTCACACGGGCCAGGAAGAATGAGTTTCCATGGCGACGGTACGCCAGAGGAAGTCTCAGGCTGCGCTCGAGGTCCGGATGCTCACGGGCGACACTTAAAACCATCGGCGCGGCGCTTTAATCCGAGGATTATCTGATGCCCTGAACCTCATTAGTCTTTAAATAAGTGGCAGTGGGATTATGAGGCTGGAGCGGATGGCGTTGCCAGGGTAACCAGCAGTGCAACATCTGCATCCAAAATACACAAGGCCAGTCTCATATTTACTGGCAATAAGTGCAGCAATTAACATCTGTCCTGGACTAGAACCAGAAAATCTCATCTGAATGTTTAAAATGTGACCATCCGTGACTGAATAAGTCTTTAATCTTTCTGGTTTTCATGTTTTAGACATTTGAAAATAGCTTCTGTTTTCCATTATATCGAGAATTAATGACACTTGTTACGCCTGGATCCAATTTGTTACATAATTTTAATTCCTAACATCCATCTGGCTCCTTTGGGCTGCAGACAACAAAAGAAAGTCATTTAAGACCAAGCTAAGCACAACAATCCACTGGAATTAGCTGTTTTGACCCAAGCTAGCTAGCAGCAGACCCTTCATTACGCGCCTCTTCTTTGTAATTAAGCTCGTATTTAAACCTTTTAACCTTCTTTTTGAGGTCTAGACGTTGTAATGCGACGCAGAGAGGTGGTCCAACATCCTAACAGCAGCCCTGGCGAGGTTAACAGCTGGCTGCTGCTAGCTAGCGTTAGCCTCGCCCCGCACGGTCGATCCACTTTCACCGACACGGGCGACGAGTTCGGCCCGGCCAACTCACCGAGTGCCTGGATTGAGGAAACATCATGTCAACAGTGCGTCTTTGCTCGGTTCCTCCTCTTCGAAGCAGACTACCAGGCCGGCCGGCTAAGCTAACAGGCTCCGTGGATATTGTTAATGAGCTGGAGACGCTGCTGCCACTTTGTCATCGTTGGAAACGTGAGCAAGCGTCACGGAAATGTGTCGTCTTCAGCCCGGCCCGAGCCGACGGGAGTCAAGCGCTGCCCGAGGTTTGTGCTTTTGGGGCGGAATACTAGCGTCGCGGCTCCCCGGAGCAAGCCTGGATGTTGACACATGAGCCCCGGGCTTTCCTCtgctttgacaagagcagcatCATCCGGAAACTGGACGGAGCGGCGGAGGATCGGGCGCCCCGTGTGACGCAGAGCTGAACTGAAGCTCTGGGACGGAGggggagggcggcggcggcggagctccggggCGGGGGTTCAAACCACCACCCGCGGCTGCGTCACTCACCGGGCACCGCTAATTCCTCCATAGGGAGCTGATGCGACGGGAGCGGAGGCGTCGACACCCAGGCCTCGGGGGCCGTAGTCCGGCCGGGTTTTCCGACCGACCAGGCAGACGCCGTTCACCCGGGGCCACATCGCCCGGGACAACGCTGTTTTCGGGccgggaggacagaaaacccggctggatttcGAACCCTCGATGGACCGGGATTCGATATCACTAAATATAAcccagcaatttttttttatttttaaatttaagatCAGTTCTGCCTTATTTATGTCTAGAGCGAAACCTTACCAATTTAATCACTTTAACCTCTTTTGGAGCAAATAAAACAGACTCAAACAGTCTCCAGGTACCAGGATGGAGGACGGAGCTGCAGCCTGGTCAGGACGGGAGAAGATGGACCACAGGAACCATTAAAGCCACTGGACACACCATGAGCAAGTATAGGAacaaatttatttaaatttaaaacagaTACCTTGTCATTATGTTTCTCTCTTAGAAGGCGGCGATGATCATGTTTGAATGAGGATCAGGCAACAGTGGTTGAAACAAATACATGAAACACATAAAAATATGGCAAGTTATGTAAATCAATAAATCGATAAGAACCAACTGAttgacccccaccccctcccacccccctcgTCGAGGGCTCCGCtttaatgaaaacattaaaagccCCCACTTTCAACACAAAAGAAACAGCACATGCAATTATAATTAcagtttcttaaaaaaaaacaaaaaaaaaaaaacaggaaaaacaaaaacagcagattaCCTTTAAATTCTTCAATCTTAAATACAGAATAAAGTCTGTGTGTTTAATCATCTATCCTTTTAGTCTCTGGTGTGATTTACttaaaaaggggggggaaacCGTCTCGGGCGGTGGTCCTTCTGATGGTGACCACGACGTTGGCACTTAGAGAGAGCCTGGCTCAAGAGGAGAGTGGGGTTGGCACACTCAGTATAATACATCATTTACATTTGGTTTACATACAAAAGaacggaaaaagaaaaagcttttgtACACTTCACAACTGACCTTCAGGGTTCATTGGAGTGAGATAAACTTGTGGTCCTAAATGGTAGTGTTCTGCTCATGTTTTCTCCAGGAAATGGTCAAAGAaaaagggggatgggggggggcaccgtTTCAAATTTTAGCGACAGAAGCGCCGCTGCGGCAGAGCGCCGACGGGCCGCTCCGATAAAAGGCCGGCGAGGACGCCGTCTTCCATCATTCAAGTCAATGAAAGGCAATAAATAAGTGAAGTGAAAAACCTATCCAGTcttcctttaaaaacacacaaagttggatttttattttaaaatgcaacacCTCCCCCGTTCCAattcatatacatatatacCGAGATtataatgtaaagaaaaaatggagaaaaaaaacaaacacgctgTGCAACACTGGGCTGCTAACGCACCGCTAAACCCCCACcgccagccagtcagcccttCACCATGTGCCAGAATCGTAGTGTCAAGTCTAATAAAACATGGAAGTGAGCTGCACTCAAACAGTAAATCTTAACACGGCTACTAATAAATACTCAGGCGTCCGTACTGGTCATCCTCTCCTGAAATACTGGCATCCGCTACGGGATTAACCATCCAAACCTTAAGTGTCATTTCTATTTGTCAGCAGACAAAAATGGCAGTCGGGGACCGACTTGgcatttcaaatgtgttttaagcCCCTTGAACAGCGCTCGACTCGCTGCTGAGC
Above is a genomic segment from Takifugu rubripes chromosome 2, fTakRub1.2, whole genome shotgun sequence containing:
- the LOC101065874 gene encoding phospholipid phosphatase 2-like isoform X1; its protein translation is MTEQGKKLLLIAVDILCVFVAALPSAILTLRFSPYQRGIYCDDQSIDYPYRRDTISYGTMAAVTITCSIVIITTGEAYLVHTKRLHSNSQFNQYLSALYKVVGTFLFGAAVSQSLTDLAKFTIGRPRPNFLSVCAPVSCNGYVLHINCTGNPRNVTESRLSFYSGHSSFGMYCMLFLSLYVQARMRGKWTRLARPTIQFFLVAFALYVGYSRVSDFKHHWSDVLVGLLQGALIAVLTVRHVSDFFKQRPPRCTRADPEENEHLEHKPNPQPPDAQHGNHYSYRGAV
- the LOC101065874 gene encoding phospholipid phosphatase 2-like isoform X2; this translates as MRRDKLMAALPSAILTLRFSPYQRGIYCDDQSIDYPYRRDTISYGTMAAVTITCSIVIITTGEAYLVHTKRLHSNSQFNQYLSALYKVVGTFLFGAAVSQSLTDLAKFTIGRPRPNFLSVCAPVSCNGYVLHINCTGNPRNVTESRLSFYSGHSSFGMYCMLFLSLYVQARMRGKWTRLARPTIQFFLVAFALYVGYSRVSDFKHHWSDVLVGLLQGALIAVLTVRHVSDFFKQRPPRCTRADPEENEHLEHKPNPQPPDAQHGNHYSYRGAV
- the LOC101065642 gene encoding amino-terminal enhancer of split-like isoform X1 is translated as MMFPQSRHSASSQSGQALKFTTSDSCDRIKDEFQFLQAQYHSLKLECDKLASEKSEMQRHYIMYYEMSYGLNIEMHKQAEIVKRLNGICTQVLPYLSQEHQQQVMGAIERAKQVTPPEMNSIIRQQLQVQHLSQLQGLALPVAPLPLGLTPPSMPAVSSSSGLLSLSSILANYSHGQAQGVKEDKAREAAERAPRGDDGDKSD
- the LOC101065642 gene encoding amino-terminal enhancer of split-like isoform X2 encodes the protein MMFPQSRHSSGQALKFTTSDSCDRIKDEFQFLQAQYHSLKLECDKLASEKSEMQRHYIMYYEMSYGLNIEMHKQAEIVKRLNGICTQVLPYLSQEHQQQVMGAIERAKQVTPPEMNSIIRQQLQVQHLSQLQGLALPVAPLPLGLTPPSMPAVSSSSGLLSLSSILANYSHGQAQGVKEDKAREAAERAPRGDDGDKSD